One Methanoculleus sp. 7T genomic window carries:
- a CDS encoding PaaI family thioesterase produces MGYIDEIRRIGRDANPFFTLMGIAVDEFGDGQARLTMEVRPDMLNGAGWLQGGVYVALADEAIALALHTLLADTEEIATIDEHTSFIKGVNAGTITATGRIIRKGRRVAFADGEVRSAADGALLSRTSASFAVIAR; encoded by the coding sequence ATGGGCTACATCGACGAGATAAGACGGATCGGAAGGGACGCCAACCCCTTCTTCACGCTGATGGGCATCGCTGTGGACGAGTTCGGAGACGGGCAGGCGCGCCTCACCATGGAGGTCAGGCCGGATATGTTAAACGGCGCCGGGTGGCTGCAGGGTGGGGTCTATGTGGCGCTTGCGGACGAGGCGATCGCGCTTGCGCTCCACACGCTCCTTGCAGATACCGAGGAGATCGCCACAATCGACGAGCATACCAGCTTCATAAAAGGCGTCAACGCCGGGACGATCACCGCCACCGGCAGGATCATCAGGAAAGGGCGCCGGGTGGCGTTCGCGGACGGGGAAGTCCGGAGTGCGGCCGACGGTGCGCTTCTCTCCCGAACGTCGGCATCGTTTGCCGTGATCGCGAGGTAA
- a CDS encoding SdrD B-like domain-containing protein, with translation MREISILVAVIVSAFVFGSIASAAAYVPPGPGGEKTIGTIGGTVWLDSNADGVQDPGERGMSGITVYLFNATGGKVATTETFSHACEGLYIFSGVSPGNYTVEVVPPEGYAFTVQGRGTPRDTVSTIDPINGTAVINLTDELVVETDLVVRDAGLVPVGN, from the coding sequence TTGAGAGAGATCAGCATTCTTGTAGCCGTCATCGTATCAGCGTTCGTGTTCGGTTCGATCGCAAGCGCGGCGGCCTACGTCCCGCCGGGACCGGGAGGAGAGAAAACCATCGGCACCATCGGAGGAACAGTCTGGCTGGATTCCAATGCCGACGGCGTGCAGGACCCCGGGGAGCGGGGCATGAGCGGCATCACCGTCTACCTCTTCAATGCTACCGGCGGAAAGGTCGCAACGACTGAGACATTCTCCCATGCCTGTGAAGGGCTCTACATCTTCAGCGGCGTCAGCCCGGGGAACTATACCGTCGAGGTCGTTCCGCCCGAGGGGTATGCCTTCACCGTCCAAGGCCGGGGCACACCCAGGGATACGGTCAGCACTATCGACCCGATCAACGGAACAGCCGTCATCAACCTGACCGATGAGCTTGTGGTGGAGACGGACCTCGTCGTCAGGGACGCCGGGCTGGTGCCGGTCGGGAACTGA
- a CDS encoding aspartate aminotransferase family protein has translation MTKDSRVLDARYYMPAFGRTMKVVRGAGSRVWDDQGREYIDCVAGIAVCSTGHCHPAVVKAICDQAHRLIHCSNLYYVPNQAELAERLVGITGLSKAFFSNSGAEANEGAIKLARIRTGRKKFVAFVHGFHGRTCGSLAVTHKPAIREPFEPLSPACTFVDYGDLDALAGAVDKDTAGVFVEPIQGEAGVLIPPDDFFRGIRDICDDAGALMIVDEVQTGMGRTGKWLAIQHTGVTPDIVTLAKGLASGFPIGALVAREGLEFGRSEHGSTFAGGPLACAAALATIGVIEEVLPGVAAKGERFMNGLAPHNPRGRGLMIGVSVGDRCPEVQRICAEHGVLVNCAADGNLRLIPPLVITDEEIDTAVGVINAALG, from the coding sequence ATGACAAAAGATTCACGGGTGCTTGATGCACGCTACTACATGCCCGCGTTCGGCCGGACGATGAAGGTCGTCCGCGGTGCGGGGTCGCGCGTCTGGGACGACCAAGGACGGGAATATATCGACTGCGTGGCAGGGATTGCGGTCTGCAGCACCGGCCACTGCCACCCGGCGGTCGTCAAGGCGATCTGCGACCAGGCCCACCGGCTGATCCACTGCTCGAACCTCTACTACGTCCCGAACCAGGCCGAACTTGCCGAGAGACTTGTAGGGATCACCGGGCTTTCCAAGGCGTTCTTCTCGAACTCCGGCGCGGAGGCGAACGAAGGCGCGATAAAACTCGCCCGTATCAGGACGGGGCGGAAGAAGTTCGTCGCGTTCGTCCACGGGTTCCACGGCAGGACCTGCGGGTCGCTTGCCGTCACCCACAAGCCCGCCATCAGAGAACCGTTCGAGCCGCTCTCGCCCGCCTGTACCTTCGTGGACTACGGCGACCTCGACGCCCTTGCCGGCGCCGTCGACAAGGATACCGCCGGGGTATTCGTCGAGCCGATCCAGGGAGAAGCAGGCGTTCTGATCCCGCCCGACGACTTCTTCCGGGGCATCCGGGATATCTGCGACGATGCCGGCGCGTTGATGATCGTCGATGAGGTGCAGACCGGGATGGGCCGGACCGGGAAGTGGCTCGCCATCCAGCACACCGGCGTCACCCCGGACATCGTCACGCTTGCAAAAGGGCTTGCGAGCGGGTTCCCCATCGGTGCGCTCGTCGCCCGCGAGGGGCTCGAGTTCGGGAGGAGCGAGCACGGGAGCACCTTTGCCGGAGGACCGCTCGCCTGTGCGGCGGCGCTCGCCACCATCGGCGTCATCGAGGAGGTCCTCCCCGGCGTCGCGGCGAAGGGCGAGCGGTTCATGAATGGGCTTGCCCCCCACAACCCCCGGGGCCGCGGCCTGATGATCGGCGTCTCGGTGGGCGACCGGTGTCCTGAGGTGCAGCGTATCTGCGCCGAGCACGGCGTGCTGGTCAACTGCGCCGCCGACGGGAACCTCCGGCTCATCCCGCCGCTGGTGATCACGGATGAGGAGATCGACACGGCTGTCGGTGTCATCAATGCGGCGCTTGGTTAG
- a CDS encoding SdrD B-like domain-containing protein, with product MRRNLGLIVVVLLACTLAATSSAAAVDFSVVWNKTYGGPDANESAYALLQSPDGRGYLFAGDTESFGAGERDAWAVNLTGTGDERWNRTFGAGEADTARALINTTDGNYLFAGSLTYVTGGTRKDTDIWVVKFDPKGEIVWNKTFGGAEVNASAYAAAKTSDGGYVVAGTVAAWGSPDTDVWVIKLNATGDEEWNRTFGEPGSSDAAYSVIETTDGNVAVAGSTESFEAFAADAWVAKLDPAGNEVWNKTFGGPENDTARALTATPDGGLVFAGSYMSRDAANRTEDDALVVRMGPDGEVVWNWTYGDAETNESAESIIATMDGGYLFAGESGKDPAGGDAWIVKLDGEGGVEGSITLGGANPGNRAASAVQVSNAEYAFAGTFNATEKGGPAETDAWVVKLSVKPQTVPQPSPKPPKPPKKICPPCPVPPEPRPSPASIGDFVWNDTNADGIQDPGEPGVEGVNVTLLDAGDREIALTMTDADGKYLFANLTPGNYTVKFAPPEGLVFTVQNAGTDDTRDSDANRTTGMTERIALGAGEKQLGWDAGLIVPQPEITGRVGGLVWTDANEDGIRDDSEAGLPGASVSLYTANNTSVNTTETDAAGRYLFAGLPPGDYYLVFGLPPGYAFTAAGRGGDDTLDSDADPATGRTENFTISKDETEVARDAGAVLGNATIGDFVWNDTDANGIQDDGEPGVGGVTVRLLDAAGSPVTDGAGSPLEATTGDDGRYALQGKVGQTYILEFVLPEGAAFTTPNAGDDALDSDADPVTGRTEPFELTGDDLTRDAGVVEEVRPQEPGLVTGTAWNDTNANGARDADELGVPDVGVELVTADGTPTGTTTTGDDGGYTFSVDEPGTYLLRFAPPGGFGFTAPGSGSDVDPATGRTDEFDVAPSGTVTRNAGLVGGTPEEEGTTPPAEETVTPEETTTTLTPEETETVEQTPPADLNATPEETETGGPS from the coding sequence ATGAGACGGAATCTTGGTTTGATAGTGGTGGTGTTGCTGGCATGCACGCTTGCCGCGACGTCGAGCGCGGCCGCAGTGGATTTCTCGGTCGTCTGGAACAAGACCTACGGCGGCCCGGACGCAAACGAATCGGCATATGCTCTTCTCCAGTCACCCGACGGAAGAGGCTACCTCTTCGCCGGGGACACCGAGTCGTTTGGGGCCGGAGAACGTGACGCTTGGGCGGTCAACCTGACCGGAACCGGTGACGAGCGCTGGAACAGGACGTTCGGCGCCGGCGAAGCGGATACGGCTCGGGCACTGATCAACACAACCGACGGGAACTACCTCTTCGCAGGGTCGCTCACCTACGTGACCGGAGGCACACGGAAAGATACCGATATCTGGGTGGTGAAATTCGACCCCAAAGGAGAGATCGTCTGGAACAAGACGTTCGGCGGCGCCGAGGTCAACGCATCGGCATACGCGGCCGCAAAGACCAGTGACGGCGGTTACGTCGTCGCCGGGACGGTCGCAGCTTGGGGGTCCCCGGATACCGATGTCTGGGTGATCAAACTCAACGCCACCGGGGACGAGGAGTGGAACCGGACCTTCGGAGAGCCGGGCTCCTCCGATGCCGCATACTCGGTCATTGAGACGACCGACGGCAACGTTGCCGTCGCGGGGAGCACGGAGTCGTTTGAAGCGTTCGCCGCCGACGCGTGGGTCGCGAAACTCGATCCTGCAGGGAACGAGGTCTGGAACAAGACGTTCGGCGGCCCGGAGAACGATACCGCCCGGGCACTCACGGCAACCCCGGACGGGGGCCTCGTCTTTGCCGGGAGTTACATGAGCAGGGATGCGGCCAACCGCACCGAGGACGATGCTCTGGTCGTCAGGATGGGGCCCGACGGTGAAGTCGTCTGGAACTGGACCTACGGTGATGCGGAGACAAATGAGTCGGCAGAATCGATCATCGCCACGATGGACGGAGGATACCTCTTTGCCGGGGAGAGCGGGAAGGACCCGGCCGGGGGCGACGCTTGGATCGTCAAACTCGACGGCGAGGGAGGCGTCGAGGGGAGCATAACGCTCGGCGGGGCCAACCCCGGCAACCGGGCGGCATCGGCCGTGCAGGTATCGAATGCGGAGTACGCCTTCGCCGGGACGTTCAACGCGACCGAGAAGGGCGGGCCGGCGGAGACCGATGCTTGGGTCGTCAAACTCTCGGTAAAGCCGCAAACCGTGCCGCAACCATCCCCGAAACCCCCGAAACCGCCGAAAAAGATCTGCCCGCCGTGCCCGGTGCCGCCGGAGCCCCGGCCATCGCCCGCCTCGATCGGTGACTTTGTCTGGAACGACACAAACGCAGACGGGATCCAGGACCCCGGCGAGCCGGGGGTCGAGGGCGTCAACGTCACGCTCCTCGATGCCGGAGACCGGGAGATCGCCCTAACGATGACCGATGCGGACGGCAAGTACCTCTTCGCCAACCTGACGCCCGGGAACTACACCGTGAAGTTCGCGCCCCCTGAAGGGCTGGTCTTCACGGTCCAGAACGCCGGCACCGACGATACGCGCGACAGCGACGCAAACCGGACGACCGGGATGACGGAGAGGATCGCTCTCGGCGCCGGGGAGAAACAGCTCGGGTGGGACGCCGGACTCATCGTACCGCAACCGGAGATAACAGGCCGAGTAGGCGGCCTCGTCTGGACGGACGCGAACGAAGACGGCATCCGGGACGACAGTGAAGCAGGGCTCCCGGGAGCCTCGGTCTCCCTTTACACCGCAAACAACACCTCCGTCAACACCACAGAGACCGATGCGGCAGGGAGATATCTCTTCGCCGGCCTGCCGCCGGGCGACTACTACTTGGTCTTTGGCTTGCCGCCGGGCTACGCCTTCACGGCCGCTGGCCGGGGCGGCGACGATACCCTCGACAGCGACGCGGATCCCGCGACCGGCAGGACAGAGAACTTCACGATCTCCAAGGACGAGACGGAGGTCGCCCGGGATGCCGGGGCCGTTCTCGGGAATGCAACCATCGGGGACTTCGTCTGGAACGACACAGACGCTAACGGCATTCAGGACGACGGCGAGCCTGGGGTTGGAGGCGTCACCGTGAGGCTCCTCGACGCGGCCGGCAGCCCGGTCACCGACGGAGCGGGGAGTCCGCTTGAGGCGACTACCGGGGACGACGGCAGGTATGCCCTCCAAGGAAAGGTCGGGCAGACCTACATCCTCGAGTTCGTCCTGCCGGAGGGTGCCGCGTTCACGACACCGAATGCAGGCGACGACGCTCTCGATAGCGACGCCGACCCGGTGACCGGGAGAACCGAACCGTTCGAACTTACCGGCGACGACCTCACCCGAGATGCCGGGGTGGTTGAAGAGGTCCGGCCCCAAGAGCCCGGTCTTGTCACCGGCACCGCGTGGAACGACACCAACGCAAACGGCGCACGGGACGCAGATGAACTCGGTGTCCCGGACGTCGGCGTGGAACTCGTGACCGCAGACGGCACACCGACCGGCACGACAACCACCGGAGACGACGGCGGATACACCTTCAGCGTGGACGAGCCGGGGACCTACCTCCTCCGGTTTGCACCGCCGGGAGGGTTCGGCTTTACCGCACCCGGCTCCGGAAGCGACGTCGACCCAGCGACCGGCAGGACGGACGAGTTTGACGTTGCGCCGTCCGGGACGGTGACGCGAAACGCAGGGCTGGTCGGAGGAACCCCGGAGGAAGAGGGCACCACCCCGCCTGCGGAAGAGACCGTGACGCCGGAGGAGACCACAACCACACTTACACCGGAGGAGACAGAAACTGTTGAACAGACGCCTCCGGCAGACCTGAACGCAACGCCGGAGGAGACGGAGACCGGGGGACCGAGCTGA
- a CDS encoding CTP synthase, translating to MKYIVVTGGVMSGLGKGITTASIGRLLKNRGYQVTAVKIDPYLNIDAGTMNPAQHGEVFVLSDGGEVDLDLGNYERFLDINLKSIHNITTGKVYRNVIEKERRGDFLGATVQIIPHITDEIKHCISRAAQEPIDGGKVAEICLVEVGGTVGDIESMPFLEAVRQMHGELAPQDMVLVHVTLVPVDTMGDLKTKPTQHSVKALRELGLQPDIIVCRSSEVINPQAKKKISNFTDVPAKAVISAKDVPDIYQVPMELEKEGLADVVCSYLALENKEPDTRWYRVVSQEYTNRVTVAIVSKYGIEDVYMSIKESLKHAGRALSTEVNIRWLDAETFNARDLADVDGILVPGGFGKRGVEGKIRAIRSARETKKPYLGLCLGFQLSVIEYARHVLGISDATSEEMGPGTHVIAILPEQEEVSDLGGTMRLGNCTIKLKEDTTIAELYGKTEIVERHRHRYEVNPEFVGDLEEAGLAFTGSCGERMEVCELSDHPFYLATQFHPEFKSSPTNPSPPYIGFVSACKKNKTSTQTR from the coding sequence TTGAAGTATATCGTTGTAACCGGCGGCGTCATGAGCGGACTCGGGAAAGGCATCACCACCGCGTCCATCGGCCGCCTCTTAAAAAATCGCGGCTACCAGGTAACGGCGGTGAAGATCGATCCGTACCTCAACATCGATGCCGGCACTATGAACCCCGCCCAGCACGGGGAGGTCTTCGTCCTCTCCGACGGCGGTGAAGTCGACCTCGATCTCGGCAACTACGAACGGTTTCTGGACATCAACCTCAAATCGATCCACAACATTACGACAGGGAAGGTCTATCGGAACGTCATTGAGAAAGAGCGGCGCGGAGACTTCCTCGGTGCGACCGTCCAGATCATCCCCCACATCACCGACGAGATCAAGCACTGTATCAGCCGCGCGGCGCAGGAGCCGATCGACGGCGGCAAAGTGGCGGAGATCTGCTTGGTGGAGGTCGGCGGCACGGTCGGCGATATCGAGAGCATGCCGTTCTTGGAAGCAGTCCGCCAGATGCACGGCGAACTCGCGCCGCAGGACATGGTTCTCGTCCACGTCACCCTGGTCCCGGTGGATACCATGGGGGACCTCAAGACCAAACCCACCCAGCACTCGGTCAAGGCGCTCCGGGAACTCGGACTGCAGCCCGATATCATCGTATGCCGGAGCAGCGAGGTGATCAACCCGCAGGCGAAGAAGAAGATATCGAACTTCACCGACGTCCCGGCAAAGGCCGTAATCTCTGCAAAGGACGTTCCCGATATCTATCAGGTCCCGATGGAACTGGAGAAAGAGGGGCTTGCGGACGTCGTCTGCAGTTACCTTGCCCTCGAGAACAAAGAGCCCGATACGAGATGGTACCGGGTCGTCTCGCAGGAGTACACAAACCGGGTGACGGTCGCCATCGTCAGCAAGTACGGGATCGAGGACGTCTATATGTCCATCAAAGAGTCGCTCAAACACGCCGGGAGGGCGCTCTCCACCGAGGTGAATATACGGTGGCTGGACGCCGAGACGTTTAACGCCCGGGACCTTGCCGACGTCGACGGCATCCTCGTTCCGGGAGGATTCGGCAAACGCGGCGTCGAGGGCAAGATCCGGGCGATCCGGTCCGCGCGCGAGACTAAGAAACCCTACCTAGGCCTCTGCCTCGGCTTCCAACTCTCGGTGATCGAGTATGCACGCCATGTCCTCGGCATCTCTGACGCCACCAGCGAGGAGATGGGGCCGGGGACGCACGTCATCGCCATCCTCCCCGAACAGGAAGAGGTCTCCGACCTCGGCGGCACGATGCGCCTCGGGAACTGCACTATCAAACTCAAAGAGGACACGACGATCGCCGAACTCTACGGCAAGACGGAGATCGTGGAGCGGCACCGCCACCGCTACGAGGTGAACCCGGAGTTCGTCGGCGACCTCGAGGAGGCAGGCCTTGCCTTCACGGGGTCCTGCGGTGAGCGGATGGAGGTCTGCGAGCTCTCGGACCACCCCTTCTACCTCGCCACACAGTTCCACCCCGAGTTCAAATCGAGTCCGACCAACCCCTCTCCGCCCTATATCGGCTTTGTATCCGCGTGCAAGAAGAATAAGACATCTACCCAGACCAGGTGA
- a CDS encoding SdrD B-like domain-containing protein, which produces MQRGIYYGVILLSALALIVVAGTAAGDYTVIWNRTYGEPDAEEAAYAIVADPGGTGFFLAGERKANARVVGLTPEGSEVWNMTYGGEGNATARSIIRTGDGNLLFVGDLAANKTELKTDAWVVKINPTGSEVWNRTYGRPDVNASANAVVETDDGGYLFVGSVTPWRGEGSDAWVVRLNESGDEVWNRTFGGAGNETANAVTRLPGGDFAFAGSTDSSGAGMTDVWVVRLDGSGDEVWNRTFGSPDDDVARAVLNTSDGNLLVAGTFTERPDNATVDTDALLIKLTPAGDIVWNWIYGDIGVDESADAVIETADGGYLFAGETGFPGTDDTDAWLVVTDAEGAVAWSKTFGGKNPGDRAASVLQLAEGGYVFAGTFNATESEGPVNTDAWVVRLGIIPEPTPTATATPTPGPTAAPVKPPKAPAVHQKPPTTTPVPAATTPMTTTAPTKPPTEKPTKTARPTEEPTPTPTVTPTPTPTVTPTPTPTPTPTVTPTATPTPNNHDGDDHDDDGSSGPLSGTVWYDLNADGNRDPGEPGIPGISVRLIGHRTMLGYTTTGTDGSYRFATIPSGSYAGVEFLMPDGYSCTLPGRDSDARPTGGDVAFAEGDDSRHTLNAGFVGGYQAGTPGAAYGWVRGTVWSDGNRDGVQDESYGLTGVEVRLLDAGGDVVASARTGYHDRYTSMYLFGPLLPGEYSLTFTAPENYIFTDPGGDSYADPLTGTTAPFTVGGGDTVVRDAGLILSLAPVRPLPPGETNEPDEGIGDIKERDDVDDAIEEQSEPDEEVDDVDDAIEEQSEPDEEVDDVDDAAEEEREEQVVTDERQELDGEASGVPREESEDDDDGPDREKKSKDRDDRHKPGEDRPKQEDD; this is translated from the coding sequence ATGCAACGCGGCATATATTATGGAGTTATTCTCCTCTCGGCACTCGCGCTCATCGTGGTCGCAGGAACGGCGGCGGGAGATTATACCGTTATCTGGAACCGGACATACGGAGAACCGGATGCCGAGGAGGCGGCGTACGCGATCGTCGCCGACCCCGGAGGAACAGGGTTCTTCCTCGCCGGGGAGAGGAAGGCAAACGCCCGGGTGGTCGGGCTGACACCGGAGGGTAGCGAAGTATGGAACATGACCTACGGCGGAGAGGGGAACGCCACCGCCCGGTCCATCATCCGGACCGGCGACGGCAACCTCCTCTTCGTCGGGGACCTCGCCGCCAACAAGACGGAGTTGAAGACCGATGCGTGGGTCGTGAAGATCAACCCCACAGGCAGCGAGGTCTGGAACCGGACCTACGGCAGGCCGGACGTCAATGCATCGGCAAACGCGGTGGTCGAGACCGATGACGGCGGCTACCTCTTCGTCGGATCCGTAACCCCTTGGAGAGGGGAGGGGTCTGACGCATGGGTGGTCAGGCTGAACGAATCGGGAGACGAGGTCTGGAACAGGACGTTCGGCGGGGCCGGAAACGAGACCGCAAACGCCGTCACCCGGCTTCCCGGCGGAGACTTCGCCTTTGCCGGCAGCACCGATTCTTCGGGTGCGGGCATGACCGACGTCTGGGTGGTCAGGCTGGACGGGTCGGGAGATGAAGTCTGGAATAGGACGTTCGGGAGTCCCGACGACGATGTCGCCCGGGCAGTGCTCAACACCTCGGACGGCAACCTGCTTGTCGCCGGCACGTTCACGGAGAGGCCCGACAACGCAACGGTCGATACCGACGCCCTCCTCATCAAACTCACGCCCGCCGGTGATATCGTCTGGAACTGGATCTACGGGGACATCGGTGTCGACGAGTCGGCGGATGCGGTCATCGAGACCGCTGACGGGGGCTACCTCTTCGCCGGGGAGACCGGGTTCCCCGGCACCGACGACACCGACGCTTGGCTCGTCGTGACCGACGCCGAAGGAGCGGTGGCGTGGAGCAAGACCTTCGGCGGCAAAAACCCCGGCGACCGGGCGGCCTCGGTTCTGCAACTCGCAGAAGGCGGATATGTCTTTGCAGGGACGTTCAATGCCACGGAGAGTGAAGGACCGGTAAATACGGATGCATGGGTCGTGCGACTGGGAATCATCCCTGAACCGACGCCGACTGCGACCGCCACCCCGACGCCCGGACCCACGGCGGCGCCCGTAAAGCCCCCGAAAGCACCGGCGGTGCACCAGAAGCCGCCAACGACGACCCCGGTGCCGGCGGCAACGACCCCGATGACGACCACAGCCCCGACAAAGCCCCCGACGGAGAAACCCACCAAGACCGCAAGGCCGACAGAGGAGCCGACTCCGACCCCGACTGTGACGCCGACTCCGACCCCGACTGTGACGCCGACACCGACCCCAACCCCCACTCCGACTGTGACGCCGACTGCGACGCCGACGCCGAATAACCATGACGGGGACGATCATGATGATGACGGGAGCAGCGGACCGCTGTCCGGGACGGTCTGGTACGACCTGAACGCGGACGGCAACCGTGACCCCGGCGAGCCGGGCATCCCGGGCATCAGCGTGCGGCTGATCGGCCACCGGACCATGCTCGGCTATACGACCACCGGCACGGACGGGTCGTACCGGTTCGCAACCATCCCCTCCGGCAGCTACGCCGGCGTTGAGTTCCTCATGCCTGACGGATATTCCTGCACCCTCCCGGGCCGGGATAGCGACGCCCGCCCGACCGGCGGGGACGTAGCATTCGCGGAAGGCGATGATTCCCGGCACACCTTGAACGCAGGGTTCGTCGGGGGGTACCAAGCCGGAACCCCGGGTGCGGCCTACGGATGGGTGCGCGGCACAGTCTGGAGCGACGGTAACCGGGACGGGGTCCAAGACGAGAGCTACGGCCTGACCGGTGTCGAGGTCCGCCTCCTGGACGCAGGCGGTGATGTGGTGGCATCGGCCCGCACTGGATACCATGACCGCTACACCTCCATGTACCTCTTCGGCCCCCTCCTGCCTGGGGAATACTCCCTTACGTTCACCGCGCCGGAGAACTACATCTTCACAGACCCGGGCGGGGACAGCTATGCCGACCCGCTGACCGGCACAACAGCCCCCTTCACGGTCGGCGGAGGCGATACGGTCGTTAGGGATGCAGGGCTGATTCTCTCGCTGGCCCCGGTCCGACCCCTGCCTCCGGGGGAGACCAACGAGCCTGATGAGGGAATCGGCGATATCAAGGAGCGGGATGACGTCGACGATGCGATAGAGGAACAGAGCGAACCGGACGAGGAGGTTGATGACGTCGACGATGCGATAGAGGAGCAGAGCGAACCGGACGAGGAGGTTGATGACGTCGACGATGCGGCGGAGGAGGAGCGTGAAGAGCAGGTCGTAACCGATGAGCGGCAGGAGCTGGATGGTGAAGCCTCCGGCGTCCCACGGGAGGAGTCGGAGGATGACGACGACGGACCTGACAGGGAGAAGAAGAGCAAGGACCGGGACGACCGTCACAAGCCCGGAGAAGACCGGCCGAAGCAGGAAGATGATTGA
- the guaA gene encoding glutamine-hydrolyzing GMP synthase → MVNVEKFIDQAIRQIRDAAGGEKVVMALSGGVDSSVCAALAARAIGDALVPIYVDTGLMRKGETERIRSLFADMNLRVVDASDEFFEALKGVTDPEEKRKAIGEKFIRIFEREAKRTGATMLLQGTIYPDRIESEGGIKSHHNVGGMPLDIKFKGVIEPLADLYKDEVREVAGGLGLPVEIQHRMPFPGPGLAVRVLGEVTREKVAIVREANAIVEECLVEKFHPWQCFAALLGLGTGVKGDVRLHGWIVAVRAIQSRDGMTADPLLLPYDVLGQMASRITAEIPGVARVVYDVTPKPPATIEYE, encoded by the coding sequence ATGGTAAACGTTGAGAAGTTTATCGATCAGGCAATCCGGCAGATACGGGATGCTGCCGGTGGAGAAAAAGTCGTGATGGCGCTCTCCGGCGGCGTAGACTCGTCGGTCTGCGCGGCGCTGGCCGCCCGCGCCATCGGCGATGCGCTCGTCCCGATATATGTCGATACCGGCCTCATGCGGAAAGGAGAGACCGAGAGGATACGGTCCCTCTTTGCCGACATGAACCTCCGCGTCGTTGATGCAAGCGACGAGTTCTTCGAGGCGCTCAAGGGCGTCACAGACCCCGAAGAGAAGCGGAAGGCCATCGGCGAGAAGTTCATCAGGATCTTCGAACGGGAAGCGAAGCGGACGGGAGCGACGATGCTCCTGCAGGGGACGATCTACCCCGACCGCATCGAGAGCGAAGGGGGTATCAAGAGCCACCACAACGTGGGCGGTATGCCCCTCGATATCAAGTTCAAGGGCGTCATCGAGCCGCTTGCCGACCTCTACAAGGACGAGGTCCGCGAGGTGGCCGGCGGCCTTGGGCTCCCGGTCGAGATCCAGCACAGGATGCCCTTCCCGGGGCCGGGACTCGCCGTCAGGGTGCTCGGCGAGGTGACACGCGAGAAGGTCGCGATCGTGCGGGAGGCAAACGCCATCGTCGAGGAGTGTCTGGTGGAGAAGTTCCACCCCTGGCAGTGTTTCGCCGCGCTCCTCGGCCTCGGGACCGGGGTGAAAGGAGACGTCAGGCTCCACGGCTGGATCGTTGCGGTCCGGGCCATCCAGTCTCGGGACGGTATGACCGCCGACCCCCTGCTCCTGCCCTACGACGTTCTCGGGCAGATGGCGTCCCGGATCACCGCCGAGATCCCCGGCGTCGCCCGGGTGGTCTACGACGTCACCCCCAAACCCCCGGCGACGATCGAGTACGAGTGA